A stretch of Vulpes vulpes isolate BD-2025 chromosome 4, VulVul3, whole genome shotgun sequence DNA encodes these proteins:
- the HSD17B13 gene encoding 17-beta-hydroxysteroid dehydrogenase 13, protein MNIILDLLLLLLTIIYSYLEALVKVFFPRKRKSVAGEIVLITGAGHGIGRWTAYEFAKQKSRLVLWDINKHGVEETAAQCRKLGATVHTFVVDCGNREDIYNSVKQVKKEVGDVSILVNNAGTIYPADLLSTKDEEITKTFEINILGHFWITKALLPSMIKRNHGHIVTVASVCGHGVIPYLIPYCSSKFAAVGFHRALTLELQTLGITGIKTSCLCPVFVNTGFTKNPSTRLWPILETDTVARSLIDGILTNKKMIFVPSYFNIYLILDKFLPERALAAINHLQNIQFEAVIGHKTRMK, encoded by the exons ATGAATATTATCTTGgatctcctcctgcttctgctcacCATCATCTACTCCTACTTGGAGGCATTGGTGAAGGTTTTCTTTCCCCGAAAGAGAAAGTCTGTGGCTGGGGAGATCGTTCTCATTACAGGAGCGGGGCATGGAATAGGCAGGTGGACTGCCTACGAATTTGCAAAACAGAAGAGCAGACTGGTTTTGTGGGATATTAATAAG CACGGTGTCGAGGAAACCGCAGCCCAATGCAGAAAACTGGGAGCCACTGTGCATACATTTGTGGTGGACTGCGGTAACCGCGAAGACATTTATAACTCCGTAAAGCAG gtGAAGAAAGAAGTGGGAGATGTAAGCATCCTGGTGAATAATGCTGGGACAATATATCCAGCTGACCTTCTTAGTACCAAGGATGAAGAGATTACCAAAACCTTTGAGATCAACATCCTAGGACATTTTTGG ATCACAAAAGCACTTCTTCCATCCATGATAAAGAGAAATCATGGCCACATTGTCACAGTGGCTTCAGTGTGTGGCCATGGAGTGATTCCTTATCTTATTCCATATTG TTCCAGCAAATTTGCTGCTGTTGGCTTCCACAGAGCTCTGACATTAGAACTGCAAACCTTGGGAATAACTGGGATCAAAACCTCATGTCTCTGCCCAGTTTTTGTGAACACCGGGTTCACCAAAAACCCAAGCACAAG ACTGTGGCCTATTTTGGAGACGGATACAGTTGCAAGAAGCTTGATAGATGGAATTCTTACCAATAAGAAGATGATTTTCGTTCCATCATATTTCAATATCTATTTAATACTAGACAA ATTTCTTCCTGAACGTGCCTTGGCAGCTATAAATCATTTACAGAACATTCAATTTGAAGCAGTGATTGGCCACAAAACCagaatgaaatga